The Mixophyes fleayi isolate aMixFle1 chromosome 1, aMixFle1.hap1, whole genome shotgun sequence genome includes a region encoding these proteins:
- the EMC9 gene encoding ER membrane protein complex subunit 9, protein MCEVELCTRVYGKMILHAARYPQSTVSGVLLGRRTPDCITLCDCVPIGHLHLPLALSLEVALTQIDSWSVLQGLVIAGFYQVNSGLRDTSISSAALRSASLIAEYQEDAVLILMNNERLSPSPGVPPLTVLHQNSSKQWVPKDKTLVMWGHWEETQRITRQLIQAKAYQQLIDFDTHLDDIRADWTNEELNVEIARLAAAANGNK, encoded by the exons ATGTGTGAAGTTGAGCTCTGCACACGTGTGTATGGAAAGATGATTTTACACGCAGCACGCTATCCTCAAAGTACAGTGAGTGGAGTTCTTCTGGGACGCAGGACACCTGACTGCATTACTTTATGTGATTGTGTCCCTATAGGTCACCTCCACCTGCCACTTGCACTCAGTCTAGAAGTGGCTCTCACACAG ATAGACTCATGGAGTGTTCTTCAAGGACTGGTTATTGCTGGCTTTTACCAAGTGAACTCTGGCCTTAGAGATACCAG CATCAGTAGTGCTGCTCTTAGATCAGCGTCATTGATAGCTGAATACCAGGAAGATGCAGTGTTAATACTG ATGAATAATGAGCGTCTGTCGCCCAGTCCTGGGGTCCCTCCTCTCACAGTTTTACATCAGAACAGCAGCAAGCAGTGGGTTCCCAAAGACAAAACCTT GGTAATGTGGGGTCACTGGGAAGAGACCCAACGAATTACAAGACAACTAATTCAAGCTAAAGCATATCAACAACTGATTGACTTTGACACTCACCTTGATGATATCAGAGCTGACTGGACCAATGAAGAGTTGAATGTTGAAATAGCACGGCTAGCTGCAGCAGCAAATGGCAACAAATGA